Genomic window (Deinococcus cellulosilyticus NBRC 106333 = KACC 11606):
TGGTCATGTCCAGCACCAGACCCCGTTCGTTGCGGTCTTCAGGGATGTGGGAGAGGCCTGCTTCTGCCACTTTGCGGGCATCCACCTTTTTCAGGGTTTCGCCAGAGTAGCGGATCTCGCCCCGGTTCAGGTGGCGCAGTCCAGTGATGGCCTCCACCAGTTCGCTCTGTCCGTTGCCATCGATTCCGGCAATTCCGACCACTTCACCACTGGCCACATGGAAGGACACCTGATCCACCACATGCTTTTTGTTGCTGTTCAGGATGGTGGCATCCACCACTTCCAGCACTTTCTCTTTTGGCTGGGCTTCTTTCTTCTGGACTTTGAGGTTCACCTCGCGGCCCACCATCATGCGGGCGATGGTCTCGGTGGTGGCCCCTTCTCTGGGGATGCTGCCGATCATGCGTCCATCGCGCAGCACAGAGATCTCGTCGCAGAGTTCGAGCACTTCATGCAATTTGTGGGAAATGAAAATCACGCTGTTTCCCTGCTGTGCAAATTGCTCCCGCAGGAAGCGGAACAGGTCTTCGGTCTCTGCAGGGGTCAGGACTGCAGTGGGCTCATCCAGAATGAGGATTTTGGCTCCACGGTACAGCGTTTTCAGGATCTCCACTTTTTGTTGCAAACCCACAGGGAGGTCTTCAATCTTTGCATCAGGGTTCAGCCCAAAGTTGAACTGGTCAATCAGTTCCTTGACCCTTTTGCGCGCGGCGGCGTAATTGATGCTGGTCCCCTGGGTCGGTTCCATGCCCAGAATCACGTTCTCGGTCACGGTGAGAGGCCCGACCAGCATGAAGTGCTGGTGCACCATCCCGATCCCGTTCTGGATGGCGTCTCTGGGGTCCAGCATGGGAGCAGGCTGACCATTCACCCAGATTTCTCCGCTGGTGGGGGGCTGCATCCCATAAAGGATCTTCATGAGGGTGCTTTTCCCGGCACCGTTCTCTCCGACCAGTGCGTGAATGCTGCCCCACTTCACTTTGAGGTTGATGTTGTCGTTTGCCAGCACCAGAGGGAAGCGTTTGGTGATGCCTTTGAGTTCAATCGCGTAGGGTTCAGTCATGGTTGGGGGCCTGAAGTCATGACAGGGACTGGAGCAGGCTGACTTCCTGACCTGCCCAGGTGGGGGTCCATCACTTGCAGCACGGCAATCTGTCCCGACAACCAGAGAGATTGCGGGCATTGCGGCTTGTCATACGTATGACTTGATTATAGTCATACGTATGACGGAACTTCAAGAGTGGATGCAAGGCCAGACCACATTGCGTTTCCAACCGCACCGCAGAGGAGAAAACCACCTGCTGTCAGCTGGCCCATCGTTTTCTGGCTCAGAAAGGGCTACACTCTGTCAAAACACTCCACATCATGCGAGGTCCACATGCAAACTCGAGAAATCACCTTACAGGAAGTTGTGTCCTACACCTGGCTGGACCAGTCCGTGCAGGTCGTTGCCAAAAGCACCCTCACCCCTCAGGAACATGAGGCCATTTTTCGAGGTCAGTTGCGCCTGACTTTTCTGGGCGTGGAGACCAAACTGACCGCTGTGCAGATTCAGGAAGGTGCGTCCCTGCTGAACTTTCTGGTGTCCACACATCTGCTGCAGGATTGAGAGAATGTGACCTGGATGCCTCAATTCAGGTCGTGTTCCAGAAAGGCTCAGAAGAAATTCAGCGTGCCTCAGGGACTTTTCAGTGCCCGGGATTAACCTGTAATCAGAAAGGAGGGGCACATGTTATTCATCCTCTCACTGGTCGCTGGTTTACTCATTGGAAGCATTTTTCTGGGCATCGCACTCCTGATGGACCGTTTACTGAAAACCCCCACCATCGTGGTGGACGATCTTCAAGAAGCCCCTTCTTTTGCGCTCAGCTCTTCTCTGACCACCGCAGCCTGAAAACCATTTGTACGCAGATTGAAATTGTATTGCGCCACTGCCCTGATGCAGTGGTTTTTTATTTTGACCAGAAACCTTCAGGAAGAGGAGCCTGGAGGTCCACTTGCTCTGCAGAAATGGGATGCTGAAAAACCAGACGTGCAGCGTGCAGGCGGTAACCTCCGTCTCCAGGGAGACCAGGGTTCTCCTTCAGGGGCAATCCATCTGGTCCATAAAGAGGATCTCCGACCAGAGGATGCCCAATGGAGGCCAGATGAATGCGAATCTGGTGGGGCCGTCCAGTCTGGATGTCCACCTGAAACAGGGTGGCGTTTCTGATGCGCTCCAGAACCCTTGCCAGACTGTAAGACGGTTTTCCATCAGGGCTCGCAGCAAAAACACTTCCGAGTCTTGGGTGCAGGACAGGACCTATGGGGGTGGAAATCTGATAAAGCTCTTCGGGTGCCTGCCCTGAGGCCACTGCCAGATACCTTTTCTGGACTTCATGGTCCCTCCAGGCTTTTGCCATCAGAGAGGCCCCCTCAGCTGTGCGGGCAAACAACACGATGCCTGAAGTGTACCGTCCCAGTCGATGCAGAGGGCTGGCTTCAGACCTGTTTTTGCGCACCTGCATCAGCAGGGTGTGTTCCAGAAATCCCCCGGCAGGCATGGTGGGAAGGCCACTGGGTTTGTTGATTGCCAGCAGATGCTCATCTTCATGCACAACAGTGAAATCCAGAGGAACCTCGGGTTCCTCCCAGGGTGGCCGGTGCCACACCAGCGCCTGACCAGGTTTCAGTTCAGGGTTGCCTGAAACGGTCTGTCCATCGAGCTCAATTTCCTCCCGAATCAACCGCTGCTGCCAATCTTCCAGGGTGGAATGGGTGTAAAACCTGCTCAGATAATCCAGCAAAGTCAATCCTGCAGCCTTTTTTCCCAGCTGCTCCGTGTAGGCGTACCCCTGATTCAGCTTCATGATTTATTGCTGTGGGGCTGCTGTGGAGTTGCGCTGAATCAGCTCCGTCTGAAACCAGACCACTTTTCTGGCTGTGGGCTGGGCCTCAAGAAGCTGAATCAGTTCCTGGGCTGCACATTCCCCCATCTGCTCAGCCGGGATGTGCAGGGTGGTCAGTTCGGGCTCAATGTACTGAGAAAGTTCCAGATTGTCGATGCCAATCACCGAGAGGTCCTCCGGAATGCGCAAGCCCAGTTCCTTGGCTGCCTTGTAGACTCCCACAGCCAGAAAATCCCCATCACACATGATGGCAGTGGGGCGTTCTTCGGAACTTCCGAGCAGGGCCAGTGCCCCCTGTTTTCCCCCTTCCAGTGAGAAAGGCGCTCGAACTTCCCATTCGGGCCGGTAGGTCCAGCCCTGCTCCTCGAAAAACTCCCGGTAGGTGCGGCTTCTGGCCTGAAAGGTCTCGGTGTCCACGGTGGCGGCCAGATGGGCGATCCGGGTGTGCCCCAGACCCACCAGATGCTGCAGGGCCATGCGCACCCCATGGGGAATGTCCACCATGATGGAGTGGTACCCATCAATCTGGCTTTCCACCAGCACCACATTGTTCTGTGAAAGCAGACCCGTGGACCGGGCAGAGATATCCCAAAGCACGTAACCATCCACATCATGACTGGAGAGGTGTTCGATCAGGGCTTCCTGGGTGCTCATGCTGTGGTCGTAATTCACCAGCACGGTGTCGTAGCCCAGTTTGCGCGCTTCACGGTCTGCCCCCTGGTACACAGGAGCAAAAAACGGGTTGCTGAGCTGTGGGATCACCAGGGCCAGGGTGCGCGCCCGACCTTCCCTGAGGGCTTTCGCTGCCCGGTTGGGCTTGTAATTGAGGCTGCGGGCAGCTTCCCAGATGGCCTGCTGCAGTTCTGCAGAGACGCGCCCTTCGGCTTTGCCATTTAAGACCAGGGAAACGGTGGATTGTGAAATGCCCACCAGACGGGCCACATCTGCACTGGTGGGTTTTTTGAATGGATTTTTTTCAGATTCGTTCATGGGGGCCTGGGGGAGATGGATTTGGGGGTGCCGTTCTACTGTGCACAGTATACCGTTCAATGGGCATTTGTAGGCCGAGGGCCGAGAGCTGAGGGCCGAGGGCAAAGGAACTGACCATGTGGATGGAAGATTTTCCAATTCGACTGGACTGTTTTGAAGATCAGGAGGACCACGTCAAAAAAATCCACCTGTGCAGCACAGGTGGATTCAGGAAGAAGGGTTCTCAGGATGCACTGCGTATCTCACAGCCAGGCATGTTCCATCCGAGCGCTTCTAAGGCACTCACTTCGGGGATGAAGAACCACAGTCGGGTGTCCTGGGTGTGGTCGTAGCTTTCCAGCCAGGTGCCCTTGATGTGGTCGGTTTCGGGGTGGGTTTCGGTTTCCTTGCTCCACCACGCAATGGCGGCCTGTGCCGCTTCCTGGAAGCTGGGGTAGCTGCCGAGCATGGTTCTGCGCTTGCGTTTCACGGTTACAACGTACATGCCTTATTCTATTATGTTTTTGACATAATAGATAGAGCGGATTCTTACACAGTGCCAGAATGCCACAGGAACGGTCACCGCTCTGCAAGAGGTGACAGAACGAGACACGCCCATCCTGTCACCCCATCGTGTGGATCAGCTTTCTGCCTTCTGCCTTCTGCTTTCTGCCTTCTGCTTTCTGCCCTCGGCTCTCGGCCCTGGGCCCTCGGCAGGCGCAGCCTTATTTCGCCAGAATTCCTGCCATGTCCATCAGGCTGAGGTCCAGTGGTTTTTTGCTGCTGACCACGATGTCCAGAGGGGTGGGCACGATGCGTCCTGCCTGCAGGCCCACCAGAACGCCATGCTCGCCTTTTGCCAGATGCTCCACGGCAGCAACGCCCAGGCGGGTCGCCAGCAGGCGGTCATAGGCTCCGGGGGTGCCGCCACGTTGAACGTGCCCGAGGGTGGTGCTGCGCAGGTCGAAGCCCAGACGCTCCCGGTTTTCCTGGAAGTAATGGACCAGTTTTTCAGCGTTGTAGGTGGCCCCTTCTGCGACCACACCGATGGCGTGCGCCTTGCCCCGTTCATACGCGGCCCTGAGCTGGGCTGCGATTTCTTCTGGTCCTGTTTCGAATTCAGGGATCACGATGACTTCGGCACCCCCGGCAATTCCGGCCATCAGGGCAAGGTAACCGCAGTCCCGGCCCATCACTTCCACCAGAAAGGCCCGGTGGTGGCTCGAAGCGGTGACTTTCAGGCGGTCAATGGCTTCCAGGGCGATGTTCAGGGCGGTGTCCACCCCGATGGTGAGTTCCGAGCCAAACAGGTCATTGTCGATGGTGGAGGCGATTCCAACCACCGGGAAACCCAGGGTGGACAGGGCGTGTGCTCCGGTCTGTGATCCGTTTCCACCAATCACCACCAGACCTTCAATTCCTTTTTCGGCAAGCCGGTTCAGGGCTTTCTGCTGGCCTTCCAGGGTGCGGAATTCCGGGCAGCGTGCGCTTCCCAGGAATGTGCCCCCGCGCTGCATGACATCCCCAACGTCCCGTGCAGAAAGCAATTTCAGGTCGCCCTGGATCAGCCCGGCATATCCATGATGAACCCCGTAAACCTCCATGCCCAGACCGATGCCTGTTCTGGTGACGGCGCGAATGGCCGCATTCATTCCAGGTGCGTCCCCTCCACTGGTCAATACTGCGATGCGTTTCATGTGGACCTCCCTCTGGTGAACAGCAGAACGCCAGCAGAAGAAGCCTGTTGGATTCATCTGCCTGTGATGTTCATGACCTGCCTGTGGACCCGAATCCTGCATCCAGCACGTCTGGTTGGGCGGGTCGGTCCTGCCGTTCTTCCCCCTCAGCATGCCTGTTTGTTGGGTGGGACAGCAAGGTTAAGTGTCCCCCTGACGTTTATCCTGCAAAGGGGAACCTGCTGAACAAAGTGCAGACGTCCAGACAGGTGATCCATCCTGCAAGACGGTGTGCTTTTAATACACCTATGAAAACCTGGCTCAATGCACCCACTCAATGGCAGGAACACGAAAACACCCTGACCGTGACCACGTTGCCTGATACCGATTTCTGGCAGGTGACCCACTATGGCTTCCGTCGGGACAGCGGACACGCCTACCTTGAAAGCGTCCGTGGAGACTTTGATTTCACCGTGACTTTCAGCGGCCAGTACCGCGACCTGTACGATCAGGCAGGATTGCTCCTCAGGGTCAGTGAAACCCTGTGGCTCAAAGCAGGCATTGAGTATGTTGAAGATGTGCACAACCTGAGTGTGGTGGTCACACGAGAATTCTCCGACTGGTCGGTGACGCCGCTGCAAGGTGCTCTGGAAAGCACCACCCTGAAACTGTCCAGGCGCAAAGAAGCCATCACCATTGAAGGGGCCATCAACGGAGGACCGCTGCAGCTCATGCGCATGCTGTACTTCCCAGAAGTTGAAGAAGTGCAGATTGGCCCGATGTGTTGCAGCCCCACAGGCCAGGGTTTCGAGGTGGAATTCCGTGACATGCACTGGCATCCCGTGTCTGGACAGCAGGTATGATGGGAATACTTTGGACGACCTGACCCGTGCCCTGATCCATCAAGATTTTGAGTCCCTGCCTGTCGAAATGTGGCAGAAAAGCAACCTGGCTGCTTATGTGTTCTGTCACACCTCAGCAGCTTACCGCAGAGGACTCCTTCCCCATTACGCCCATGCCCTGCAACGCTGGAAAGCTCAGGAAAAAGAGCTGCGTGAATTGTTGCTGGCCTGGAATGCGGCTGGCATTGTTCCCTTGCTGATCAAAGGCGTCGCGATGGCTTTGAAACACTACACCCATCCTGGAGAGAGGTACTTCGGAGACATTGACCTGATGCTGGACCGTTCCCAGATGGCCCGGGCCAGGGATCTGGCTGCGGGTCTGGGCTGGCAGGTGTTGTTTGATGCACAGCGTGACCGGGGGTTCAGTGTGCATGAATCCCTGGGATTGATTTCTCCATCGCACAACATCAAACTGGATGTTCACCATGCATTGCTGAAACATCCGAAACCCTTTGAAAGACGTGCCCTGGACATGCAACGCCTCCTCGAACCCTGCATGGAGCATTTCGACTGGGAAGGCGTGCAGGTGCGCATGCTTGGACTTGCGGACACCGCGATTGTGCCCCTGATGTTGCATCGTGCCTGGTACCGGGACCGCTGGAACCTCAAGCGCTTTGATTATCTGGACCTGAACCTGCTCAGGGAGGCAGGCCTGACCCGCGAGGCCCTGCTGGAACGTGCAAAGGTGCTGGGATGCCAGACCACCGTTGAGCTGTTCCTGCAGCGGTGTGACCCCTGGCAAAAAGTCCTGGACCTCAAGCCTCTTGATGCCACCAAACTGGACCTCTGGAGAAGGCAGATCTCGCCTGAACGGGGATATTCGGAGCACCAGGGACAACAGGCCCGCACGGGCCTGATCCTCGGTTACACCCCCTATCTGGTCCGCAATGTTCTCAGGGGAACTGGCTGGGTGTTGAAAGCTGCTCTGGTGCTGCAAAAGCAACAGACCTTGCAGGAACTGTGCAACCATGTTGTGCTGAGAAGAACATCTCAGCCTGACTTTTCACAAATTCACAAGGCACGTGTTGGGGTGCTGGGTGCCTCCAAACTTCTGGCGTATTTCCCACGTGGCAACAGCGGGATGTGCGTTTTGCGTGCACTTGCAGCCCTCTGGTGGTTGAGAAGTGCAGGTGTGGATGCTGAACTGGTCAGTGGAGTGCGCAATGATGGAGGCAAAATCAAAGGCCATGCCTGGATTGAATATCAGGGAAGTGTGCTTGCCATCATTGCCGCTGACCTGATGGCACCTTTGTACTACAAGATCAACTTTCGTTCTTCAATTCAGCAAAATTCACGTCAAAGCCCAGATGCAGCATCCGGGCAGGGACCTTCAGCAGCCGATTGATGCCCTGCTGGGCCAGCAGCGAGGCTTCACGGGTGAGGGGCATCCCGCTGGCCTCCCACAGGGTGCGGACAAATTCCAGCCTGGGTACAGCCACCAGAGCGCTCTCTGTGTGACGTTTCAGCATCCAGAACTGTTTCAGTGGGCAGGATTGGGGTTGAAACCATTGCAGGTCACCCACCTCGAAGCGCCACTTGTGCCGGGTGCCGCGCGGAATCCAGGTGCGGGTTTCCGGGAGCACGTCCTCGAAGCGCTCCACGGTGTCGGGCAGCAGGTGCAGTCCTGAATCCCACGGGTATAAGGTGAGGTCCTGGCCAATCCAGGACCAGTCTTCGGAGAGGGCAGGCACCTGGGAACGGGCGGCCTGAAGCAGGGTGGTGGTCTTGCCTGTTCCACTTGGACCAAGCATCACCACTGCGCCACCATCCAGGTACACGGCAGAAGAGTGCAAAGGCATGAACCCCTGCAGGCGCAGGAGTTCACTGATTGCCAGCATCAGGATCAGTCGCAGTCCCGTGCCCTCTCCTGCAAACCGCAGCTCTTTTTCCTGCAGACTGATCTGCAACAGGGTGTTTTTGCACTTCAGGAACACACCCTGTGGGGTTCTGGCGCTGTACACCTCTGCATCCGGGTAATTCACCCGGGTCATGTCTTCTGGTACAGAAATCGATGTTTGCAACACCCTGTACTGCTCAGTGATGGGCAGCACGTAAGTCCGTTGCCAGTCCAGTTCCAGGAACTCCACCAATGCATCAGGAAGTGAATCCCAGGTCAGTTGCAGAGAGAGAACATCAAGCTTCATCAATCAGACCTGCCTGAACCAGATCGCGGAGGATGTCTCCAGCATCGGTGCGGGCAGTGGGCAGATCCAGGCCATAGTGTCCCACCAGCACCTCTGCCAGGGTGTCCAGCGAAGCAGGCAGGGCCAGCCACAGCAACCGACCGGAGGTGTTGAGGGTGAAAATGTCCTGGGTGTCGGGGTTGAGTAGAACCAGCTCGTCTTCCAGATCGGTGACCAGAATGTCTTGTTTGGGCCTGTACATCAGCCGAAATTCTACCACAGGGGGTTCTTGCAGGCATGGGGACCTGCAGCCCAGAGCGTGGATCAAATGATCAGGAGAATTTTCATGGAAATGGTGCAGGAATCATTTTCGTAAGCAAAATGTCAGGCTTCAGATGGTTTAATTCCTGCAGAGACTTTACACTTGAGTAAAGCCTCTGCACCGGGCCACAAATCAGATGGGATCTTCCTGGTTTGCCATCACCACCCATCACCTGAATGCATCAACTCTTTGAAGAGGTAAATGTGACGCTCACCGACAGCAACCTTCTGGCCCAACGCACCCTGGAACAGCTGCAGAAAGTGATTCTGGGCAAAGAAATCCAGCTCAAACTGGCCCTGACCTGCCTGCTGGCCAGAGGACACCTGATGATCGAAGATGTTCCCGGGGTGGGGAAGACCACCCTGGCGCATGCCCTGGCCGCTACCCTGGGGTTGGAATTTGCGCGGGTCCAGTTCACCAGTGACCTGTTGCCTTCAGACGTGATTGGGGCGACCATCTATGAACGGAACGCGGGCACCTTCCGTTTTCACCAGGGTCCCATTTTCACCCAGCTGCTGCTGGCCGATGAAATCAACCGGGCCACCCCCAAAACCCAGAGCGCACTGCTGGAAGCCATGGAAGAGCGGCAGGTCAGCATGGATGGCCAGACCCACATGCTTCCTGAGCCGTTTTTTGTGATTGCCACCCAGAACCCAGTGGAGCAGATTGGCACTTTCCCGTTGCCTGAATCCCAGCTGGATCGTTTTTTGCTGACCATCACGCTGGGTTACCCTGATCCCAGAGCAGAACGGGAACTCTTGATGGGAGAGGACCGCCGTGACCTTGCCCGCCATTTGCCTGCCGTGCTGCACACAGAGGCCCTGCAGGAGGCCCAGGACAGGGTGTCCAGGGTGCACATTTCTGCTGCTCTGGTGGATTACGTGCAACTCCTGCTCAAAGCCACCCGCAACCATTCCGAATTCCAGCTCGGTCTCAGTCCCCGTGCGGCTCTGGGTCTGATGTCCGCTTCCCGTGCCTGGGCCTGGCTTTCGGGGCGGTCCAGTGTGCGCCCTGAAGACATTCAGGCGGTTTTTCCAGCCCTGGCCACCCACCGTTTGCTGCTCAGGTCCACCGGACAGCCCCACCGGGAGTCCGTGCTGGCCTTGCTGGCTTCAACCCCCATCCCATGAAGATCCCTGGGAAGCCCTTGCTTTTGAACCCCACCCGTTTTGGCTGGGTGTATCTGGCATTTGTGATGCTGAGCCTGCTGGGCTGCATCAATTACCAGCTCAGTCTCGGATACCTGCTGTGTTTCCTGCTGGCTTCCACCTGGCTGGTGTGTCTGGTGGAGGCTTACCGTCACTTGCAGGGACTGACGGTGACCTTTCATGCACCAGATGCAGTGTTTGCAGGTCAGGAGAGTCTGCTGGAGGTCCAGGTGACCAACCATCAGAACCAGCCAAGGGCAGACCTTGAGGTGCAACTGGCCGATCAGACCCACCTGCTGTCCATTCCACCCCTGGGAGAGGCCACAGCTTCACTGCTTGTTCCAACCCATCAACGGGGATGGCAACCTGCCCCAGAAGTCACCCTGCAGGGCAGAGACCTGCTGGGTCTTTTCAGGGTGCGACAGCAGGTGCCAGGTGAAGCCCGGGTGATGCTGGTTTACCCGGCCCTGGAGGAGCGTCCTCCAGTCTGGAGGGTCACCGGAGAAGCCACAGGAACCGCCCGGCGCAAAACCGGTCAGGAGGAGTACAGCGGCCTGCGTTCCTACCAGACGGGGGACACCCTGGGCCGTGTGGCCTGGAAGAGGGGCGAACTGCCCGATGGAACCCTGCTGACCAAGGAGTTTGAAAGCCATCAGGATGTCTCGGTGGTTCTCTCCTTTCAGCAGTTGCCTGCAGGACTGAACACCGAGCAGAAACTGTCCCGGTTGGCGGCCTGGGTGGTGCAGGCGCAGAAGCTGGGCATCCATTACAAAATGGTGCTGCCGGGCTTTGAGGCAAGTGGAGCGGGGGAACGCCACACCCAGCGCTGCCTGACACGTCTGGCTGAATTTCCGGGAGACAGGACATGACAGCAACTTCAGGTTCTTCCCCACCATCCCTCCCAGCAGGACCCATGCGTGCCCTGATGCTCGCCCTGGTGCTGGTCTTCCTGCCTTATCTTCTGGATTTGCCTTTCTGGATCGCCCTGCTGTCCCTGGGTCTCGTTGGCTGGCGCTGGATGAACCTGCACAGGGGCTGGCCGATGCTGTCTCTCCCCATGATGTTCCTGGTGGTGGTGGCTGCCGGGGTTGGCGTCTGGCAGGAATTTGGAACAGTGGTGGGCAGGGATGGTGGGGTGTCTGTCCTGCTGGTGCTGCTGGGCCTGAAACTGAATGAAAGCCGCAAAACCCGCGATGCCCTGTTGCTGGTCCTGATGTCTTTCTTCACGCTGGTGGCATTCTACTTTTTCCGTCAGGATG
Coding sequences:
- a CDS encoding ABC transporter ATP-binding protein; protein product: MTEPYAIELKGITKRFPLVLANDNINLKVKWGSIHALVGENGAGKSTLMKILYGMQPPTSGEIWVNGQPAPMLDPRDAIQNGIGMVHQHFMLVGPLTVTENVILGMEPTQGTSINYAAARKRVKELIDQFNFGLNPDAKIEDLPVGLQQKVEILKTLYRGAKILILDEPTAVLTPAETEDLFRFLREQFAQQGNSVIFISHKLHEVLELCDEISVLRDGRMIGSIPREGATTETIARMMVGREVNLKVQKKEAQPKEKVLEVVDATILNSNKKHVVDQVSFHVASGEVVGIAGIDGNGQSELVEAITGLRHLNRGEIRYSGETLKKVDARKVAEAGLSHIPEDRNERGLVLDMTTAENMVLGQHRSSFFSGKFGFLNLERIRKHTETQTDLYDVRPRSADLPAGRYSGGNAQKIIVAREMFRNPKILVASQPTRGVDIGAIEFIHRQIVRARDQGLGVLLVSADLTEVMNLSDRILVMFEGQIMGEVKASEATEEQLGLLMAGVKAAPAPTEKEPALA
- a CDS encoding RluA family pseudouridine synthase, coding for MKLNQGYAYTEQLGKKAAGLTLLDYLSRFYTHSTLEDWQQRLIREEIELDGQTVSGNPELKPGQALVWHRPPWEEPEVPLDFTVVHEDEHLLAINKPSGLPTMPAGGFLEHTLLMQVRKNRSEASPLHRLGRYTSGIVLFARTAEGASLMAKAWRDHEVQKRYLAVASGQAPEELYQISTPIGPVLHPRLGSVFAASPDGKPSYSLARVLERIRNATLFQVDIQTGRPHQIRIHLASIGHPLVGDPLYGPDGLPLKENPGLPGDGGYRLHAARLVFQHPISAEQVDLQAPLPEGFWSK
- a CDS encoding LacI family DNA-binding transcriptional regulator, with amino-acid sequence MNESEKNPFKKPTSADVARLVGISQSTVSLVLNGKAEGRVSAELQQAIWEAARSLNYKPNRAAKALREGRARTLALVIPQLSNPFFAPVYQGADREARKLGYDTVLVNYDHSMSTQEALIEHLSSHDVDGYVLWDISARSTGLLSQNNVVLVESQIDGYHSIMVDIPHGVRMALQHLVGLGHTRIAHLAATVDTETFQARSRTYREFFEEQGWTYRPEWEVRAPFSLEGGKQGALALLGSSEERPTAIMCDGDFLAVGVYKAAKELGLRIPEDLSVIGIDNLELSQYIEPELTTLHIPAEQMGECAAQELIQLLEAQPTARKVVWFQTELIQRNSTAAPQQ
- the pfkA gene encoding 6-phosphofructokinase, whose protein sequence is MKRIAVLTSGGDAPGMNAAIRAVTRTGIGLGMEVYGVHHGYAGLIQGDLKLLSARDVGDVMQRGGTFLGSARCPEFRTLEGQQKALNRLAEKGIEGLVVIGGNGSQTGAHALSTLGFPVVGIASTIDNDLFGSELTIGVDTALNIALEAIDRLKVTASSHHRAFLVEVMGRDCGYLALMAGIAGGAEVIVIPEFETGPEEIAAQLRAAYERGKAHAIGVVAEGATYNAEKLVHYFQENRERLGFDLRSTTLGHVQRGGTPGAYDRLLATRLGVAAVEHLAKGEHGVLVGLQAGRIVPTPLDIVVSSKKPLDLSLMDMAGILAK
- a CDS encoding DUF1349 domain-containing protein — translated: MKTWLNAPTQWQEHENTLTVTTLPDTDFWQVTHYGFRRDSGHAYLESVRGDFDFTVTFSGQYRDLYDQAGLLLRVSETLWLKAGIEYVEDVHNLSVVVTREFSDWSVTPLQGALESTTLKLSRRKEAITIEGAINGGPLQLMRMLYFPEVEEVQIGPMCCSPTGQGFEVEFRDMHWHPVSGQQV
- a CDS encoding lasso peptide biosynthesis B2 protein, whose amino-acid sequence is MDDLTRALIHQDFESLPVEMWQKSNLAAYVFCHTSAAYRRGLLPHYAHALQRWKAQEKELRELLLAWNAAGIVPLLIKGVAMALKHYTHPGERYFGDIDLMLDRSQMARARDLAAGLGWQVLFDAQRDRGFSVHESLGLISPSHNIKLDVHHALLKHPKPFERRALDMQRLLEPCMEHFDWEGVQVRMLGLADTAIVPLMLHRAWYRDRWNLKRFDYLDLNLLREAGLTREALLERAKVLGCQTTVELFLQRCDPWQKVLDLKPLDATKLDLWRRQISPERGYSEHQGQQARTGLILGYTPYLVRNVLRGTGWVLKAALVLQKQQTLQELCNHVVLRRTSQPDFSQIHKARVGVLGASKLLAYFPRGNSGMCVLRALAALWWLRSAGVDAELVSGVRNDGGKIKGHAWIEYQGSVLAIIAADLMAPLYYKINFRSSIQQNSRQSPDAASGQGPSAAD
- a CDS encoding PqqD family protein → MYRPKQDILVTDLEDELVLLNPDTQDIFTLNTSGRLLWLALPASLDTLAEVLVGHYGLDLPTARTDAGDILRDLVQAGLIDEA
- a CDS encoding AAA family ATPase, with amino-acid sequence MHQLFEEVNVTLTDSNLLAQRTLEQLQKVILGKEIQLKLALTCLLARGHLMIEDVPGVGKTTLAHALAATLGLEFARVQFTSDLLPSDVIGATIYERNAGTFRFHQGPIFTQLLLADEINRATPKTQSALLEAMEERQVSMDGQTHMLPEPFFVIATQNPVEQIGTFPLPESQLDRFLLTITLGYPDPRAERELLMGEDRRDLARHLPAVLHTEALQEAQDRVSRVHISAALVDYVQLLLKATRNHSEFQLGLSPRAALGLMSASRAWAWLSGRSSVRPEDIQAVFPALATHRLLLRSTGQPHRESVLALLASTPIP
- a CDS encoding DUF58 domain-containing protein; this translates as MKIPGKPLLLNPTRFGWVYLAFVMLSLLGCINYQLSLGYLLCFLLASTWLVCLVEAYRHLQGLTVTFHAPDAVFAGQESLLEVQVTNHQNQPRADLEVQLADQTHLLSIPPLGEATASLLVPTHQRGWQPAPEVTLQGRDLLGLFRVRQQVPGEARVMLVYPALEERPPVWRVTGEATGTARRKTGQEEYSGLRSYQTGDTLGRVAWKRGELPDGTLLTKEFESHQDVSVVLSFQQLPAGLNTEQKLSRLAAWVVQAQKLGIHYKMVLPGFEASGAGERHTQRCLTRLAEFPGDRT